In one window of Methanoculleus chikugoensis DNA:
- a CDS encoding MarR family winged helix-turn-helix transcriptional regulator, translated as MPDDRADPATEILDRLTRILNKAAAIERRPVDIGHGVLLYPSEVHLIDAAGRHPEEGVSDLAARLGVTKGAVSQTAKKLEGKGYLERVRREGDGKAVLLRLTERGREAFAWHRAYHAAVNRGIAGEIGRDDADRLMALLARMEEMLDDCPAVQAETIRRFRMD; from the coding sequence ATGCCTGACGACAGAGCCGATCCTGCTACAGAGATCCTCGACCGCCTCACCCGGATCCTGAACAAAGCGGCGGCGATCGAGCGCCGGCCGGTCGATATCGGGCACGGGGTCCTGCTCTACCCCTCTGAGGTGCACCTTATCGACGCCGCCGGCCGCCACCCGGAGGAGGGTGTCTCGGACCTTGCAGCCCGGCTCGGCGTCACGAAGGGCGCCGTCTCCCAGACGGCGAAGAAGCTCGAGGGGAAGGGCTACCTTGAGCGGGTGCGGCGTGAGGGGGACGGCAAGGCCGTCCTGCTCCGGCTGACAGAACGGGGACGCGAGGCCTTCGCGTGGCACCGGGCCTACCACGCTGCGGTGAACCGCGGGATCGCGGGGGAGATAGGCCGCGACGATGCCGATCGCCTCATGGCACTCCTCGCCCGGATGGAGGAGATGCTGGACGACTGCCCCGCCGTGCAGGCGGAGACGATCCGGCGGTTCCGGATGGACTGA
- a CDS encoding 4Fe-4S dicluster domain-containing protein produces MTDRKKSRRQGVIPLRERGKVAVRGKIPAGVMTTSQMAAIVRVAEEFGRGEVAMTTRLNVEIPGIDRRDAGAVAERLREAGIETGSTGATLRSVVACKGTVCRHGCCDTQGLARAIEEQYGGCELPRKLKISIAGCPNNCARVQLNDIGIMGRRFPRFYADECEGCGACEKVCREGAVRVVDDEVRFSGEACIGCGDCIAICPKDAVGVASEGLRLYLGGRSGRVIRVGTEAEGLVAEEEILDTITKLLDYFRENALPGERLGEMMERVGIEEVFAAAGMRPRS; encoded by the coding sequence ATGACCGATAGGAAGAAGAGCAGGAGGCAAGGAGTCATTCCCCTCCGGGAGAGGGGGAAAGTCGCCGTGCGGGGGAAGATTCCGGCCGGCGTGATGACCACATCGCAGATGGCGGCGATTGTCCGGGTTGCAGAGGAGTTCGGGAGAGGAGAGGTCGCCATGACGACCCGGCTCAATGTGGAGATCCCCGGCATCGACCGGCGGGACGCAGGTGCGGTCGCGGAGAGGCTCCGGGAAGCGGGGATAGAGACCGGCAGCACCGGGGCCACCCTCCGGTCCGTCGTCGCCTGCAAAGGTACGGTCTGCAGGCACGGGTGCTGCGACACGCAGGGGCTCGCACGGGCGATCGAGGAGCAGTACGGCGGGTGCGAACTGCCGAGGAAACTGAAGATCTCCATTGCGGGGTGCCCGAACAACTGCGCAAGGGTCCAGCTCAACGATATCGGGATCATGGGGAGGAGATTCCCCCGGTTTTATGCCGATGAATGCGAAGGCTGCGGGGCGTGCGAGAAGGTCTGCCGGGAGGGAGCGGTCCGGGTCGTCGACGACGAGGTCCGCTTCTCAGGGGAGGCCTGCATCGGCTGCGGCGACTGTATCGCAATCTGTCCAAAAGATGCGGTCGGTGTCGCTTCGGAGGGACTGCGCCTCTACCTCGGCGGGAGATCGGGCCGGGTCATACGGGTCGGCACCGAGGCGGAGGGGCTGGTCGCCGAAGAAGAGATCCTTGATACCATCACGAAGTTGCTCGATTACTTCCGGGAGAACGCACTGCCGGGCGAGCGGCTCGGCGAGATGATGGAGCGGGTGGGGATAGAGGAAGTCTTTGCGGCCGCCGGGATGAGGCCGCGAAGTTGA
- a CDS encoding UbiA family prenyltransferase codes for MTEIMRETLVALADLTRAHFFFVWPLLFCSGLALAFVNYGGFSWELVGRAALIGLSGFTAGLVLNDYIDREYDRRDVDGSLTRYWRPFGERPIPTGKLSPRAAFAVFLLLAGFAAALAATLPAPHNLYVLGIMGYSYAVEYFYQTKKRNQKIPLAQVIGRTDFALFPVAGYLVYGNPDATALLFFLFFYPWTLAHLGANDIADIVNDRARGMATIPALYGMKGAIAWVLGFSAVHAGMALVFGLALGPVTLAGFAVGLVLLGAANHLILRGKSPEAAMRALPLMHASLLVYATAVIAGAAL; via the coding sequence ATGACAGAGATCATGAGAGAGACCCTTGTGGCACTCGCGGACCTGACCCGGGCCCACTTCTTCTTCGTCTGGCCCCTGCTCTTCTGCTCGGGGCTGGCGCTCGCGTTTGTGAACTACGGGGGGTTCTCGTGGGAACTCGTCGGCCGGGCGGCGCTGATCGGGCTCTCCGGCTTTACGGCCGGGCTCGTCCTGAACGACTACATCGACCGGGAGTACGACAGAAGAGACGTCGACGGCTCGCTCACCCGTTACTGGCGGCCGTTCGGCGAGCGGCCGATCCCGACAGGAAAACTCTCCCCCCGCGCGGCGTTCGCCGTCTTTCTCCTCCTCGCCGGTTTCGCGGCCGCCCTCGCCGCAACACTCCCCGCGCCGCACAATCTCTACGTCCTCGGGATCATGGGCTACTCCTACGCGGTCGAGTACTTCTACCAGACAAAGAAGCGCAACCAGAAGATCCCGCTGGCCCAGGTCATCGGGCGGACGGACTTCGCCCTCTTCCCCGTCGCCGGCTACCTGGTGTACGGGAATCCGGACGCGACCGCTCTCCTCTTCTTCCTCTTCTTTTACCCCTGGACGCTCGCGCACCTCGGGGCAAACGACATCGCCGATATCGTAAACGACCGCGCCCGGGGGATGGCGACGATCCCCGCCCTCTACGGCATGAAGGGCGCGATCGCCTGGGTTCTCGGCTTCTCGGCCGTCCACGCGGGTATGGCGCTCGTCTTCGGCCTCGCGCTCGGGCCGGTAACGCTCGCCGGGTTCGCCGTGGGACTCGTCCTCCTCGGCGCTGCAAACCACCTCATCCTCCGGGGGAAGAGCCCGGAGGCGGCGATGCGGGCGCTCCCGCTCATGCACGCATCGCTGCTCGTCTACGCCACGGCGGTCATCGCAGGAGCCGCTCTTTAG
- a CDS encoding GNAT family N-acetyltransferase, which produces MPEYTLSPVGESDRTGIVDIFNHYVEHTFAAYPEEKVPYAFFDMILGIARTYPVVTVRDAAGEVAGFGMLRPHNPMPAFARTAEITCFLRPDLSGRGIGSEVLGYLETGGKKRGIACILASISSRNEGSIRFHRRHGFVECGRFRNVGSKHGVLFDVVWMQKFL; this is translated from the coding sequence ATGCCGGAATACACCTTATCCCCGGTCGGCGAGTCCGACCGGACGGGCATCGTCGATATCTTCAACCACTACGTCGAGCACACCTTCGCCGCCTATCCGGAGGAGAAGGTGCCCTATGCTTTCTTCGACATGATCCTCGGGATCGCCCGGACCTACCCGGTCGTCACGGTGCGGGACGCCGCGGGCGAAGTCGCCGGGTTCGGGATGCTCCGCCCGCACAACCCGATGCCGGCGTTCGCCCGGACCGCCGAGATCACCTGCTTCCTGCGGCCCGACCTGTCCGGGCGGGGGATCGGGTCGGAGGTGCTCGGCTACCTGGAGACCGGGGGGAAAAAGCGCGGGATCGCCTGCATCCTTGCGAGCATCTCCTCGCGAAACGAGGGGAGCATCCGGTTCCACCGGCGGCACGGGTTCGTCGAGTGCGGAAGGTTCCGCAACGTCGGGTCCAAACACGGGGTTCTCTTCGACGTCGTCTGGATGCAGAAGTTCCTCTAA
- a CDS encoding cupredoxin domain-containing protein — MTPAVARAAERVTVAVMAEGFSFSTETITVPAGAEVTIEFDNRDDGVPHNVAVYTDSSASEAIFVGDIIAGPRRATYTFTAPETPGNYFFRCDIHPSMHGAFIVT, encoded by the coding sequence GTGACCCCGGCGGTGGCCCGCGCCGCGGAGAGGGTGACCGTGGCGGTCATGGCCGAGGGCTTCTCCTTCAGCACGGAGACGATCACGGTCCCGGCGGGTGCGGAGGTGACGATCGAGTTCGATAACCGGGACGACGGCGTCCCGCACAACGTCGCGGTCTACACGGACAGTTCGGCAAGCGAGGCGATCTTCGTCGGCGATATCATCGCCGGCCCGCGCCGGGCGACCTACACCTTCACGGCGCCCGAGACCCCGGGGAACTACTTCTTCCGGTGCGACATCCACCCCTCGATGCACGGGGCGTTCATCGTGACGTAA
- a CDS encoding DUF2298 domain-containing protein, which translates to MDCLLQASHVLLWAGLLKGLQLALWPRLRPALGDYAYPAAYPASLLLFALVTWYCGLLRIPVALALLLFVGLAAYSVRRGEYRNRELRAFLVWDAVFLVGFLFALSVRFTNPVIGYFSEQYMNHAFIASIIREPVVPPLDPWFAGGRLTVYYYLGHWLMGSLAIVTGTPSEVAFNLVPATVYGTAFVILYALGRLLLSRWRWLPLAVLLLVPPSIPWFLATGGDLYQAFQDTNWIIPGARVEFPVFSLFLGNVHAFEMAVFNQVFLIFLLGFIWCRWRGLDAQGRFGLTLLLALSVGSMPLLSSWDALVYAPAVALFLFVLFLSRRDRSTLVAAVAVPIVAFSVYLPYYLDLEPAGIGGIGCGLPPTDPLAFLAVWGGFLALVYVAVAPDIRRVPVALAVAVPPLAAGYTVLAVLLVPLAYLLLRRERSFADLLCIAGLAVLAFCEIFYFEEMLGGDYSRFNTVFKFYFDAWILLGTGTLLLAGGWLAGRRSILPETARKGVAVAAAVALVAAPVALNIDIGRGLLGIDYPPAGYHTLDGFAYLEATRPGEAAAIDYLRTLDGDHLIVEAENGDYGYYSRVSSFTGIPTILGQIGHELTWRGNGPWYTGRPADIRAIYEDPERTLALMEKYNATLLYVGEPEHERYNVRLPDRGLRLIYAEGGVRVYERIG; encoded by the coding sequence GTGGACTGCCTCCTGCAGGCATCGCATGTCCTGCTCTGGGCCGGGCTCCTGAAGGGCCTCCAACTGGCGCTCTGGCCTCGCCTCCGTCCGGCACTCGGGGATTACGCCTACCCGGCGGCCTACCCGGCTTCCCTCCTCCTCTTTGCTCTCGTGACCTGGTACTGCGGCCTGCTCCGCATCCCTGTCGCCCTCGCCCTCCTCCTCTTTGTCGGCCTTGCAGCCTACAGCGTCCGGCGGGGCGAGTACCGGAACCGAGAACTCCGGGCTTTTCTGGTCTGGGACGCGGTCTTCCTCGTCGGGTTCCTCTTCGCGCTTTCCGTCAGGTTCACGAATCCGGTCATCGGCTACTTCAGCGAACAGTACATGAACCACGCCTTCATCGCGAGCATCATCCGGGAGCCCGTGGTTCCGCCGCTCGACCCCTGGTTTGCGGGCGGCCGCCTCACCGTCTACTACTACCTCGGCCACTGGCTGATGGGCTCTCTCGCCATCGTCACCGGCACACCGTCGGAGGTGGCCTTCAACCTCGTCCCGGCCACGGTCTACGGGACGGCGTTTGTCATCCTCTACGCCCTCGGCCGTCTTCTTCTCTCACGGTGGCGGTGGCTCCCCCTCGCGGTCCTCCTCCTCGTCCCGCCGTCGATCCCCTGGTTCCTTGCCACGGGCGGAGACCTGTATCAGGCATTCCAGGATACCAACTGGATCATCCCCGGGGCCCGGGTCGAGTTCCCGGTCTTCTCCCTCTTCCTCGGGAACGTCCACGCCTTCGAGATGGCCGTCTTCAACCAGGTCTTCCTCATCTTCCTCCTCGGTTTTATCTGGTGCCGGTGGCGGGGGCTCGACGCGCAGGGGCGGTTCGGCCTCACCCTCCTCCTTGCCCTCTCCGTCGGCTCGATGCCGCTCCTCTCCTCCTGGGACGCTCTCGTCTACGCCCCCGCCGTCGCGCTCTTCCTCTTCGTGCTCTTCCTCTCCAGGCGCGACCGCTCCACGCTTGTCGCCGCCGTGGCGGTCCCCATCGTCGCCTTCTCCGTCTACCTCCCCTACTACCTCGACCTCGAGCCCGCGGGTATCGGCGGGATCGGGTGTGGCCTCCCTCCCACCGACCCGCTTGCCTTCCTCGCGGTCTGGGGCGGGTTCCTCGCGCTCGTCTACGTCGCCGTCGCCCCCGATATCCGGCGGGTTCCGGTGGCGCTCGCCGTAGCCGTCCCTCCCCTCGCCGCCGGCTACACCGTACTCGCTGTCCTCCTGGTGCCGCTCGCCTACCTCCTTCTCCGCCGGGAGCGCTCGTTTGCCGACCTCCTCTGCATCGCCGGCCTTGCGGTCCTCGCCTTCTGCGAGATCTTCTACTTCGAGGAGATGCTCGGGGGCGACTACAGCCGGTTCAACACCGTCTTCAAGTTCTACTTCGACGCCTGGATCCTGCTTGGGACCGGCACACTCCTCCTCGCCGGAGGATGGCTTGCCGGGCGCCGATCGATCCTCCCGGAAACGGCACGGAAGGGCGTTGCCGTCGCCGCGGCCGTCGCTCTCGTCGCCGCCCCGGTCGCCCTCAACATCGATATCGGCCGGGGGCTCCTCGGGATCGACTACCCCCCTGCGGGCTACCACACCCTGGACGGCTTTGCCTACCTCGAGGCCACGCGGCCGGGGGAGGCTGCGGCGATCGATTACCTCCGGACGCTCGACGGCGATCACCTGATCGTCGAGGCGGAGAACGGCGATTACGGCTACTACTCGAGGGTCTCGTCCTTTACCGGCATCCCGACTATCCTCGGGCAGATCGGCCACGAACTGACCTGGCGGGGGAACGGCCCCTGGTATACCGGGCGCCCGGCGGATATCCGGGCGATCTACGAGGATCCCGAACGGACTCTTGCGTTGATGGAGAAGTACAACGCGACCCTCCTCTACGTCGGCGAGCCCGAACACGAGCGCTACAACGTCCGGCTGCCCGACCGGGGGCTCCGGCTCATCTACGCTGAGGGTGGGGTCCGGGTTTACGAGCGGATCGGGTAA
- a CDS encoding NAD(P)/FAD-dependent oxidoreductase produces MNETVAIIGGGPAGLFCALQVAGSGRDVVVFEKKPAPGKKLLIAGSGQCNITHDGGIADFLSRYGNHGAFLRPALMNFTNRDLVAFFADRGLRMETEPGGKVFPETRKSADVLAVLLAECAARGVEIRSSDPVLAVERGNGGFLVTTKTGTVRAATLVIATGGASYPATGSTGDGYAFARALGQPVTEVAPALAPVYVEDYPFADLAGISFQNLTLSVYRDGKRARQRTGDLLFTHAGLSGPGILDLSRAVLPGDVLRVTFLTGAGAEEVRKRLTDAVAAGGARQVKTVLSGLALPERFVRRLLDLAGVPADETCAHLGKKARNALAASLAEFPFRVARLGGFNEAMATRGGVALEGINPKTMASKIVPDLYCIGEVLDIDGDTGGYNLQAAFSTAALAARHIAGGNASR; encoded by the coding sequence GTGAACGAGACCGTCGCGATCATCGGGGGAGGGCCCGCCGGGCTCTTCTGCGCCCTGCAGGTGGCAGGCAGCGGGAGGGACGTCGTCGTCTTCGAGAAGAAGCCCGCGCCGGGCAAAAAGCTCCTCATTGCCGGGTCGGGGCAGTGCAACATCACCCACGACGGCGGGATCGCCGACTTCCTCTCCCGTTACGGCAACCACGGGGCGTTCCTCCGGCCCGCGCTCATGAACTTCACGAACCGGGACCTCGTCGCGTTCTTCGCTGACCGGGGCCTTCGCATGGAGACCGAGCCCGGGGGGAAGGTCTTCCCGGAGACCCGGAAGTCCGCCGACGTCCTCGCCGTCCTCCTCGCGGAGTGCGCCGCCCGTGGGGTGGAGATCCGGTCTAGCGACCCCGTCCTTGCGGTCGAGCGTGGTAACGGCGGATTCCTGGTCACGACGAAGACGGGTACCGTCCGGGCCGCCACCCTCGTCATCGCCACCGGCGGAGCCTCCTACCCCGCCACCGGCTCGACCGGTGACGGCTACGCCTTCGCCCGGGCCCTCGGGCAGCCGGTAACCGAGGTTGCCCCGGCGCTTGCCCCGGTCTACGTCGAGGACTACCCGTTCGCCGACCTCGCCGGGATCTCCTTTCAGAACCTCACCCTCTCCGTCTACCGCGACGGAAAGCGCGCCCGCCAGCGTACCGGCGACCTCCTCTTCACGCACGCCGGGCTCTCGGGCCCGGGCATCCTCGATCTCTCCCGCGCCGTCCTCCCCGGCGACGTGCTCCGGGTCACGTTCCTCACCGGGGCGGGCGCGGAGGAGGTGCGAAAGCGCCTCACCGATGCGGTCGCGGCGGGCGGGGCCCGGCAGGTGAAGACCGTCCTCTCCGGTCTTGCCCTCCCGGAACGGTTCGTCCGGCGGCTCCTCGACCTCGCCGGGGTTCCGGCGGATGAGACCTGCGCCCACCTCGGAAAGAAGGCCCGGAACGCGCTCGCTGCATCGCTCGCGGAGTTCCCGTTCCGGGTGGCGAGGCTCGGCGGGTTCAACGAAGCGATGGCGACGCGGGGCGGGGTCGCTCTCGAGGGAATCAACCCAAAAACGATGGCATCAAAGATCGTCCCGGACCTCTACTGCATCGGCGAGGTGCTCGATATCGACGGCGACACCGGCGGCTACAACCTCCAGGCCGCGTTCTCCACTGCAGCCCTCGCCGCACGGCACATTGCCGGCGGTAACGCCTCCCGGTGA
- a CDS encoding LEA type 2 family protein, which produces MSRQTSIPVGGIRRTAVTLLIAVLLCSAGCMAPALQEPTITLSGVGIENITPGSTDLLLHFIIDNPNPIGATLTRVSFDVYFIDGGQWVFLAHGERGGFAIQPNAETAVSIPVTVDNLRLVQGLLRGLADGEVTLRVTGSGVLDFGITTFEVPFDRTVEVRPGQARGAARMK; this is translated from the coding sequence ATGTCGCGGCAGACCTCTATCCCGGTAGGGGGGATACGGCGCACCGCCGTCACCCTCCTCATCGCCGTCCTGCTCTGCAGCGCCGGCTGTATGGCTCCCGCGCTCCAGGAGCCGACCATCACCCTCAGCGGGGTCGGGATAGAGAACATCACCCCGGGGAGCACCGATCTCTTGCTCCACTTCATCATCGACAACCCCAACCCCATCGGTGCCACCCTAACCCGGGTCTCGTTCGATGTCTACTTTATCGACGGCGGACAATGGGTCTTCCTCGCACACGGGGAGCGGGGAGGGTTTGCGATCCAGCCCAACGCCGAGACGGCAGTCTCCATCCCGGTGACCGTCGATAACCTGCGGCTGGTGCAGGGGCTCCTCCGCGGTCTCGCGGATGGGGAGGTCACGCTCCGGGTGACGGGGTCGGGGGTCCTCGACTTCGGCATTACAACCTTCGAGGTCCCCTTCGACCGGACGGTGGAGGTTCGGCCGGGTCAGGCCCGAGGGGCCGCGAGGATGAAGTAG
- a CDS encoding DUF1294 domain-containing protein: protein MTPALAAIAVYLLVNAVAFFAYYRDKRSAKRSAWRTPEKALLVIALFGPFGAFAAMRAFRHKTQKPLFRLVPFFLCLHLVLAAVLITGLV, encoded by the coding sequence GTGACTCCTGCTCTCGCCGCAATCGCGGTCTACCTCCTTGTAAACGCCGTTGCATTCTTTGCATACTACCGCGACAAACGGTCGGCGAAACGCTCGGCGTGGAGGACGCCGGAGAAGGCGCTCCTTGTCATCGCGCTCTTCGGGCCGTTCGGCGCCTTTGCCGCGATGCGTGCCTTCCGGCACAAGACGCAGAAGCCGCTCTTCCGGCTCGTGCCCTTCTTCCTCTGCCTGCATCTCGTGCTCGCCGCCGTGCTCATCACGGGTCTCGTGTGA
- a CDS encoding DUF2341 domain-containing protein, with translation MHAAWIVLGGIVALLITGAAAESPHADVTPHYWLGGDTAGVFTHRQTVSVENPSTIDGLAVSFNATYLPGMRPDFADIRFIAANGTALPYWIENVTAGSHARVRLALPANATAVTMLYGNPEARDAGDPDAVFLFFEDYERGDLSRWSSCGSSALVQSDDVRSGAYAGDINVTRPDLPEFNDRRVCTANISAGPIVIEGDFRVSEFGRWCGSGYIQAWNGTNRLYALHLRNGSVQHYDGDHRNFSADKRVENNIWYRIRVVLDTPNATEHAWMDGEYLGSAPLRFADGSPVPEDAIFDEFALIGSSAWYSGNPHHFYVDNVVVRKYVPVEPVLSYGDGS, from the coding sequence ATGCATGCTGCCTGGATCGTTCTCGGAGGGATTGTCGCACTGCTCATCACCGGGGCGGCTGCGGAGAGCCCGCACGCCGACGTGACCCCACACTACTGGTTGGGCGGCGATACCGCCGGGGTCTTCACCCACCGCCAGACGGTCTCGGTCGAGAACCCCTCCACCATCGACGGGCTTGCGGTCTCGTTCAACGCCACATACCTCCCCGGGATGCGGCCGGACTTCGCCGACATCCGCTTTATCGCCGCGAACGGAACAGCCCTCCCCTACTGGATCGAGAACGTGACCGCCGGCTCCCACGCCCGCGTCCGGCTCGCCCTCCCGGCGAACGCGACGGCGGTCACGATGCTCTACGGCAATCCGGAGGCCCGGGACGCCGGCGACCCCGACGCGGTCTTCCTCTTCTTCGAGGACTACGAGCGCGGCGACCTCTCGCGGTGGTCGTCCTGCGGTTCGAGCGCCCTCGTTCAGTCCGACGACGTCCGCAGCGGCGCATATGCCGGGGATATCAACGTCACCAGACCGGATCTCCCGGAGTTCAACGACAGAAGGGTCTGTACCGCGAATATCTCCGCGGGCCCGATCGTCATCGAGGGGGACTTCCGGGTCAGCGAGTTCGGGAGATGGTGCGGCTCGGGCTACATCCAGGCCTGGAACGGGACCAACCGGCTCTACGCCCTCCACCTCAGGAACGGGTCGGTGCAGCACTACGACGGTGACCACCGGAACTTCTCCGCCGACAAGCGGGTGGAGAACAATATCTGGTACCGCATCAGGGTCGTCCTGGATACGCCGAACGCCACCGAGCACGCATGGATGGACGGCGAGTACCTGGGGAGCGCGCCCCTGCGGTTTGCCGACGGGTCGCCGGTGCCGGAGGATGCGATCTTTGACGAGTTCGCCCTGATCGGGTCTTCCGCGTGGTACTCCGGCAACCCGCACCACTTCTATGTCGACAACGTCGTCGTCAGGAAGTACGTTCCCGTCGAGCCGGTGCTCTCCTACGGGGACGGTTCATAG
- a CDS encoding metal-dependent transcriptional regulator: protein MRRRGCAGNLSRRAEDYLEAILNVTLEKGYARTKDVACELEISPSTVVEMFQKLDGMGLVEYRRYEGVVLSPSGREVAEAVKFRHDTLKEFLMAINVPEKIANSDACYMEHELHPSTIQQIRLLLEALQSNPGISERIRRNTPRQEEQSA from the coding sequence ATGAGACGTCGTGGATGTGCAGGAAACCTCAGCAGGAGGGCCGAGGATTATCTTGAAGCCATCCTCAACGTCACGCTGGAGAAAGGGTACGCCCGCACCAAGGACGTGGCGTGCGAGCTGGAGATCAGCCCGTCGACAGTCGTGGAGATGTTCCAGAAACTTGACGGTATGGGCCTTGTCGAGTACCGGCGCTACGAAGGAGTGGTGCTCTCGCCTTCGGGGCGCGAGGTTGCCGAGGCCGTCAAATTCCGTCACGATACCTTGAAGGAGTTCCTGATGGCCATCAACGTCCCGGAGAAGATTGCCAACTCCGATGCCTGTTATATGGAGCACGAACTCCACCCCTCGACGATCCAGCAGATCCGGTTGTTGCTGGAAGCACTTCAATCGAATCCCGGGATCTCTGAACGTATACGGCGGAACACGCCCAGACAGGAGGAACAGTCCGCGTGA
- a CDS encoding prenyltransferase — MDIRAFRDFIRLGRFPLLLSGFVPFAAGALLASLLGARFTPAQFLVGYAAMAAAHLSVHYSNDYFDADADRFVETTPISGGSGVLAANPGLKPAAFRAAVALMAVSILIGYLFVTVYDYPVVFLVFGVAGNLLGWFYTAPPIALAYRNLGEVTNMITFGLLMPGAGYFVAMGTLDASFFAFAVPLSLYGLIFITSVEIPDREGDIAGGKRTLIVRRGRIFGFSLIALAASLATAALTFLALAGFFAPVDFRPVVFFSLIPLGIALWGFSNRCAERAPALRYATANIVGYFLFQGLVVLYFILAAPRA, encoded by the coding sequence ATGGATATCCGCGCCTTCCGAGATTTCATCCGGCTTGGCCGGTTCCCCCTCCTCCTCTCGGGCTTTGTCCCGTTCGCCGCCGGGGCGCTCCTCGCGTCTCTCCTCGGGGCGCGGTTCACCCCGGCCCAGTTTCTGGTCGGCTACGCGGCGATGGCCGCGGCGCACCTCTCCGTCCACTACAGCAACGACTACTTCGATGCCGACGCCGACCGGTTCGTCGAGACGACGCCGATATCCGGGGGGAGCGGCGTCCTCGCCGCCAATCCCGGCCTGAAGCCCGCGGCGTTCCGGGCAGCGGTCGCCCTGATGGCGGTCTCGATCCTGATCGGGTATCTCTTCGTGACCGTCTATGACTACCCGGTCGTCTTCCTCGTCTTCGGTGTAGCGGGGAACCTGCTCGGCTGGTTCTACACGGCGCCGCCGATTGCGCTTGCCTACCGTAACCTCGGCGAGGTCACGAACATGATCACCTTCGGCCTCCTGATGCCGGGGGCGGGCTACTTCGTCGCGATGGGAACGCTGGATGCCTCCTTCTTCGCGTTCGCCGTCCCGCTCTCCCTCTACGGGCTCATCTTCATCACGAGCGTCGAGATCCCGGACCGGGAAGGCGACATCGCCGGGGGGAAGCGGACGCTTATCGTCCGAAGAGGCCGGATCTTCGGTTTTTCGCTCATCGCCCTCGCGGCGTCCCTCGCGACCGCGGCGCTCACCTTCCTCGCCCTCGCCGGCTTCTTCGCGCCCGTGGATTTCCGGCCGGTGGTGTTCTTCTCTCTTATCCCGCTCGGGATTGCTCTCTGGGGGTTCTCGAACCGGTGCGCGGAACGAGCACCCGCCCTCCGGTATGCCACCGCGAATATCGTGGGCTACTTTCTCTTCCAGGGGCTTGTTGTCCTCTACTTCATCCTCGCGGCCCCTCGGGCCTGA